The Halorussus gelatinilyticus genome contains the following window.
GCTCGGGTTTGGAAGCAAATCCATGACGAACGACACGCTCTTGGAGTTCCTCGACAGAGAGGGACGCTCCCTCGAACCAACCGATAGCGACCGCGAATCGGGCGGTGGAGCAGTTGTCGGTCTCGTCGTTACGTGTCCGATGGCACAGCAAACATCGAGACAGCTGTGGCCGCTCGACCCGATTGGTGCGGTTTCCAACGTTAGCCGACTCGCCAGCCAACCCTGGAAATCCGTCGAAGACAACCGTGTACTCACACCGGATATCGCTCATCTCACGCACAGACACGAGTTAGAGACGATACTCGTCGTCGGCCACTCCGACTGCGACGTCGTTGCAGACGCGTACGACGAGTACGTCGCCACTGACCAGACTGTGCCGGCGGGCGTCGAAGCTCGAGTCGAACCCCTGGTCTCGGTTGTGCGTGAGGCGATCGAGTCGGGCCACGTCGAAACCGACTGTCCCCAGGAGACGCTTCTCGCTCGCCTCGTCGAATATATCGTCACGCGGCAGGTCGAGTTTCTCGTCCAGAGCGAATCGGTCACGGCGACAATCGCGGGATACGTCCACGACGACGACGGGGTCTACGGAGGATTTCCTGACACGCCCTACCTCGTCAGTCTGAACGGCGAGCGAGACGTCGAGACCCTCCGGTCGCGTGTTCCCGAGGGACGCGACGTAGCCGTGGCTAGCGTCAGAAGCTAATTGCACTCCCCGGCGTCGCCGGAAACGAAATCCCCCGCTCTAGACATCCATCATTATTGAACATCCTGTTACCTCAGCCCTATATTCAGAAC
Protein-coding sequences here:
- a CDS encoding carbonic anhydrase, translating into MTNDTLLEFLDREGRSLEPTDSDRESGGGAVVGLVVTCPMAQQTSRQLWPLDPIGAVSNVSRLASQPWKSVEDNRVLTPDIAHLTHRHELETILVVGHSDCDVVADAYDEYVATDQTVPAGVEARVEPLVSVVREAIESGHVETDCPQETLLARLVEYIVTRQVEFLVQSESVTATIAGYVHDDDGVYGGFPDTPYLVSLNGERDVETLRSRVPEGRDVAVASVRS